The DNA segment ATTTGGAAGAACTCAAGAGCGGGGTCGTGGCTTTGGCGACGAAGGTGGAAGGGAAGGCGTTGATCGTCGTGAAAGTTTCAAAAGACCTCTCGGGACAGTACCCGGCGGGGAAATTAATTCAGTCGGCGGCGGCGCTTTTGGGCGGGACCGGAGGCGGAAGGCCTGAAATGGCGCAAGCCGGCGGGCCTCGGGTGGAGGGAATTCCAGAGGCGCTTATAAAAATTCAGGACGCTATTTAAGCAGCTCCATGGCTTTGCCGGCAAATTCGCCCGATTTCGGGTCGTCGGCCACGTCGCGCAGAATCTTTCGAGCTTGATCCTTGTCCTTTAATTTGTAATACGCGTAACCCAGTTTGTAGCGGATCTCGGCGTTCAATTCAGGGAATTCCGTTTTTGTCTGGAGGTCGCGCAGCCGGACCAACGCCGCTTCGTACTGTTTGTGCCTGAGATAGAAGTTCGCGACGTAAAGGTCGCGTTCGACCAAAGCACGGCGGCATTTCGCCAAAAGCGGCTCGGCTTCTTTCGCCTCTGGTGCGGCGGGCCACTTCGCAATTAATTCTTGGAATAGCTCGATCGCCCGCTCGGTATGCACCTGGTCCCGATCGACGGTTTTGGGGGCCTGTTTGTAATGACACAGGCCAATTCGGAAAACGACATGGGTGATCTTGGAGTGCGTCGGGTGAAGCGAACGAAAGGATTGGTATTCGACTTCCGCCTCGGCGTAGTCCGCTTTTTCAAACCGGGCATCGGCGATCTTCATTTCACTATGGATCGCGTACGGGCTCTGTGGAAAACGGTTCCGCAGGCTTTCAAAAAACGGGATCGCTTCCTCATATTCCTTTTCGTTGAACAACTTCAAGGCATGTTCGTAGAGCGGTTTGTCTTCCTTAAACTGTTCCGGCCTGGGGACGCTGCAACCCACGGCGATTAGACCGAAGGCAACGGCTAGATAGTTCCGGCGCATGGTGGGATAGGTTTTAAACCGTTACGTCGCGAATCGCAATCAGCTATGCTGGAGCGCTGCAAGAGTGGACCGCGTGGCAGCTCCAGAAAAAAGACTTCTCCCGCCCGAGATCGGCGCTATTTTGGAATTTACGGACGGGAGCGAGAAGGGGAGGCAAATTCCACTGCTTCACTTTCGCACCGTTCTCGGACGAAAATTCGGCGATGTGTTGATCCGCGATCTTAAAGTCTCGTCGACGCACGCCGCACTGGAATACAGGGGCGGCGCGTTTCATGTGATCGACCTGGGCAGCTCGAACGGAACGTATATCAACGGAGGGCGTGTCCGGGACCAACTCTTGGAACCGGGGACGGAAGTCCGGATTGGAATGTCGGCGTTTCACGTCCGCCTTGACGTGGCGCAGGCGGTGAAACTGGCCGCGGGCCGGCCGCGCGAGATGTCGGCCTCCGAGGGCGGCCTTTCCCAGCTTCTCGACCGGGAATTCTTTCACCCCGAACTCCTCGGTGGCAAGCTTGCGCATGCCGAGGTTCCGGAGCCTCTTAACGTGGTGTATCTGAAAGTTCTGACGGGTCCCGACCGGGGGAAAGAGTACTCCATGGACAAAGCTACGATTTTGCTGGGCCGAAGGGAAGCGGATGTGGCGATTGCGGATCAGGATGTCTCCCGGAAGCATGCCCTGATGGAACGTCAGGAAGGTGGGCAATATCTCCTTCGCGATCTCGCTTCCACCAACGGCACATTCGTGAACGACCGGCGGATCACCAATTCGGTTTTGTCGGAAGGCGATCGCATTCGAGTCGGCGGCACGACGCTCTCTTTTCACCTGAGGGCGTCGAAATGAGGATACTAGAGTGAAATATTCGATCGCATTGACCGTGACGGAAGGGGAGGATCAAGGGAAATCCTTCCGTCTTACGAAGCCTCGCACGGTGATCGGAAGGCAGGGGGCGGATTTCTGTTTGGAGGATAAGAAGATCTCTTCCATGCACGCCGCAATCGAAATCAGCGATCAGGACGTGGCGATCGTCGATCTCGATTCGAGAAACGGTGTCTTAGTGAACGGCGAAAAGACTCGGAAAACGATTCTTTCCAATATGGACGAAATTCAGCTCGGATTGACCAAATTAAAGATATTGATCGTCGCGGACCTGCAAAACCTGCGTACGTCGGGCAAGGAAGACGCGGAGGTCACGTCGGCCGGCAAGGACATCGGCGCAATGATCGACGATGAGCTGAAGGGGGTATCCAAGTGGGATCTGGCCGAACCGACCGAATCCACACCGGAGGGTCAATCTTTCAAAGCTGTGGCTTACGGCATCGAAATCGTGGAGGGTCCCGATGCCGGCAAGAAGTTCAGCCTTGAGAAGTCGTCGACGAGTCTCGGTCGGGGCAAGGCCGATATTGTGTTTAGCGATTCCGATATTTCGCGATTGCATGCGCTGCTGGAGGTCAATCGCGTAGGCCAGGTGACCATCCGCGACATGGGTTCGACCAACGGGACGTATGTAAATGCCAAGAGAGTCGCCGAGGCTAAGCTGAGTTCCGGCGACACGTTTCAAATGGGCGGTACCCTCTGCCGCCTTGTCCGACTTACCTAATCATTTTCAGAAGTTGGATGCGCCCGACTTTAGCGGCTATACTGAGATATTAGGCAAAATTTCCGCGGGCTTCGACGCAATAATGGCTAAGACGAAACAGAAAGCGGCGGTGGAGATGGTCGTCGGCGAAGTCGTTCTGCGCTTCTTGGAAGGGGAGAACGAAGGCGTGGAAATTCGCGTCTCTCCCCCACGCCAACTCACGGTAGGTCGCAGCGAAGAGTGCGATATCTTCCTGGGAGAAAAGAAGATTTCCCGAAAGCATTGCCAGCTGACCGTCTCTTCGGACGGAGTCCTGATTCGAGATCTTCAGAGCACGAACGGGACGCTCTTGAACGGCAAAAAAATATCGGAAGCGGCTGTTGAGAGCGACGACAAAATCAAGGTCGGGACGAGCGTCTTTCAGGTGACGATTCACGCCGACAAGCAGGTCGTTCACGAAGGGGCTTCACCCCGGCGGGATGCCCTCGGTCTCGGGCACGAACCGAGACCGCGAGGATCCGAACCGGAGGCCTTTTCGCTCGAGAACGAATCTTCCGGCGTCATGGAAGAGCCGAAGGAGTCGTTTTCTCTCGAGATGGAACGTCCGGTGGAAGCTTCCGAGCCTCCGCCTCCGGTCGAGGAGAAAAAGCCCAAACCTCTCTCGGGAAACCTTTCCGCCATGGGGCTGGCGGATCTGCTGCAAAACCTTTCACAGAACAGGAAGAGCGGCATTTTAAGGCTGACGTCCAATCGAGTGGGAAAACTTTGGATCAGCGAAGGGCGAATAGTGGCGGCGGAAGTCGGCAGCGTGAAAGGGACCAAGGCGATTTACCGGATGCTCGGGTGGAATGAAGGCGAGTTTGAATTATTGCCGATGCCGGAGGATTTCAAAATCGATCGGCTGGAACAGCCGGTAACGGAATCGACCGAAAGTCTTCTCATGGAAGGATTCCGCCAGTTCGATGAACTTGAGAAGCTTCGAAAGGGGCTTCCGCCCCCGCACTCGAAATTAACGCTCCGGTCGAAATTCGCGGCGCCCCTCTCGAAACTTCACCCGCGCGTCCTCGATGTGCTTCAGGTGGTGTTGAATGAGGGGACTCTCCAGGCGGTTCTGGATGCCAGTCCGTTCAACGATCTTGAAACGTCTAAAATCGTTTTTTATCTGCTGAAAAAAGAGTACATCGCCAGCGATACGTGACGGGGCCTGTAGACACTGTCTGGGAACTTCTTTACACTATATATTAAGTGGCTAAGTTTCACTTCGTTGAATGGCTTTTGGTTTGGCTTCTTGAAACCCCAACCTTCGAATTTGAATGGGACGCCGGAAACCGATCGAAGAATCAGACGAAGCACGGGGTGGCTATCCATGAAGTTGAAGAGGTGTTTCATTCGGGAACGGCATTGCCTGTCGGTATTCAGATTGATCCTCCCGTACCCGAGGAGCGCCTAGCTCTTGTCGGATCAACGTTTTCGGGGCGGGTTCTTTTTGTCGCATTTGTTTTGCGAAACGGAAAAATTCGACCGATTAGCACTCGGCCGGCACACAGAAAGGAGAGAAAACTCTATGAGTCGCTATTACGCAAGATCGCAAAAAATGTATGAAGGCTCGATTACCTTCGACGATAGGCTCCTTCTTGAGGCCATGAAAAGAATCTCGAAAGGGCGTAGAAAGCCGACGAGTGTGGCTTTGGAAGAGCCGGTCATTCAGAAACTCAAGCGTATCGCCGAACGAAAGGGAATTTCCTATCAGGTGCTCATGCGAATGTTTATCTTGGATGGCCTCCGACGACTCGAGGCCATGGCTTAACGGGAAAAAATACTATTCAATATCGTTTTCGGTGACGATGTCGGGGCGGTCGATGACCTTGATAAAGAGCGAACATTTCTTATTCGCATTTTGATCGCCCGTGGCCGTCGCGTAAAACCAATTCACGGAAGCGCCTGAGGGTATGGTGAGGCTGGACGCCGACATGCCGAAGCTGGAATTGGTGCACCAGCCAGCTCCGGGGTTATGGGTAAAGGTGTACGACTGCAGGAAGGGCCCGCTGCTGGATGTGAAAGACGATCCGCTTGTGAACTGGCCCGCGATGATTTGGTACTGGAAGTAAACCATCTGGCGGTCGGGAATGATACGGCCGAGCTGTGCCCAGTTGGAAATACCGCTGCTGAACGCCAGGCGTCCGCCGGGATTGGCTGAAGTGGGTACCGACGCCGGGTTTGCGGATGCGGTGACGTAGCTGTCGTTCTCGGAGAAGAACGTCTCTTCGAACATCGCAATGGCGCCGAGATTACTGACCGCTTCGGAGGTCCGGGATTTCTTCACATATTTGCTGTAGGCGGGGATGGCGATCGCCGCCAATATCGACACGATGACGACGACGATCATCAGTTCCACCAACGTAAAACCGCGATAGCTGCTGGGTCGTTTTATCATGGGATTGAAGAAAGTCAGTCTAGCATACAAGGTTAACCCTTGGAACTTGTACTGAAAATAAAGGGGAATTTGACGGGGGCGGGTCCCCCTTCCGGCTTCGGAAAATCCCAGAGAGCGATCTTGCTCGTGATGCATTGCTCGACCCATTTGTCCGACAGCGTCGATTGGTCGATGGCGACTCCGGTTGCACGGCCCTCGATCGTGATGACGAGGCGTACGACGATTTTTCCCGCGAGAGTCTGATTGCGGCCGAGCGCGCGCTCGTAACAATCGCGCAATTGGCCCGCTCGTTGCGCCACGATCCGTTCGAGGCTGTCGCGATCGAGAGAGCCGGCTCCTCCCTCCGCAGGTTCCACCGAAAGCCTCGAGACCGAGACATTGGCGGTTTTTTTCTCCAAATTCGCTTCCGGCAGGTTCACCGGGCGCTCGGTTTTAATTTCAACCGCCTTGGGCACGGCTCCGAGTTGGGAACCGCCCGCGGTTCCCGACTGGAGACGGAGAGCAATCGCAGAGTCCAGACTTTTTCCCCCCAGGACGCCTTCGAAATTTCCGGAGAGGGAAGTGGTGGAAAAAAGTCTGGAGAACGGCGAGGACTTTTGGTTCGCTCGCCGGCTTACAACGGCCGCCAGAAGGCCCGCAGGAGGAGGCTGAGCAGCGCGGGAAGGGGCTTCTTTCTGTTCCGATATCTCCGGATTTGCGGCAGCCTGGTCCCGCCGGGCCAGTTCCTTGCGCACGTAATCCTCTTTCGGAACGAGAAAACGGGCGAACTGCCGGTGAACTTCCTCCGCCGTCGGCTCGGAAGCAGAGGGGAGGCTCCGAAGCACCTTCACGACATAAAAATGGGTGAGCATCGAAACGAGGAACATGATCAAAAGCAACGGAGAGATGCCCCCCACGATTCGCAGCGGAAGGGGGTGAAGCGGGTACTCCGGTTCTTCGGGGGTGCGCGTGATCCAGAATCGGATCGTCGTCGAGCCGAGAACGACGGTGCCGGAGGTCTGTTGCCTCAAAACCACGTACTCGCCGGAATTGTCCCAACGAAGCAGGCCGGCGTTCCGCAAGACGTGGATCGGAATTTTACGCTCTTCCAAGAGAAGCTCTCCGCGCAGGTCCGGCGTGATGCGAAGGAGGATCTCGTTCTTCCTTCGCTGAAAGAGGGCCCGAGTCGGTCCGGCCTTCGGATCAAAGAGCCAAATCGAAGCCGTCGGCGCGAAACCGGCGGTGACCTCTACGGGGTCGTCGAAGGTCCACTCGCTCCAAAGCGCGTTTTGGGGTTCGATGCGGGTGTGAAGGCGGACGTGATCTGGCATCAGAACAGATTCTCCACGATCGGCTCCTGGATTCTCGAGGAGAAGCCGGTTTCTTTTTCTCGATAGTCGATCTCCAAACGGGTTCGGTCGAGAATGTAAATGACGCTCGGTTCGTAAATTTTGGCTCGGATTTCCAGCGCCTTGAGTTCGATCGGGGCTCCGGCATTGAGTTCTTGCGTAATCGACTCGAAGGTTTCGCGCCGTTCGGCGGCGGTCGTTGGTTCGTCCGCCAGGGCGGCGGAGCAGCAGAAAACTAGTGTCCCGAGTCCGAGGTAGCTTGATAACAAAGGCCGTCGATGCGTCCGGATGGCAAGGCGCGCCGACGCTGGCGTACCGGCCGTACGCCGAGGAGGAGCAACGCAGCCAGCCGGGATGCAGCGACGGCCGACTATCAAGATATATCGGACTCGGGACACTAACGCCCATCCGATCGCCGTGGCTCGCATCATGGAACGCTCCCAGTCGAGGTCGCACAATTTTCCAATCTCTTCAAGAACACCGGATGGCGAAGGCCGGTCATTTCGTTTGCGCGTTTCCATTCCATGCAGGCTTCTTCCGTTTTTCCGACATCGTATGACAGTTTCGCCCAATTGCTCGCAAGAATCGGATGTCCGCTCTGAGCGGCAGTCTCCAATAGCTTGGACCGCGTCAGTAGATCACGCCGAGCGTCCAGCAAAATGGCCAGTTCCCCCGAAGCCAGGTTATTCCCCGGATCCAGCCGAAGCGTTCGTTCCAGAGCGAATCTCGCCATTCGCGTGTCGCCGCTAGCGTGAAAGGCGGCAGCCAAGGCGCGGTGGACGGCGGACGATTTTGGAAAGAGCCGAATCAGGGTTTGGGCGGTCGAGAGAGCCTTCTCCTTTTCTCCGCGCAGGAGCCGGGACAGAACGAGCTGCCGGGTCGATTCACCGAGCGAAACATCCCCGCGGTCGAGGCCCGCCTTCATGAGCATCGGTTCCAGAATGTCGACCACCTCTCCGTAGTCTCCTTGCGCGAAGGCCGCGGCGGCTTTGAGTCTGAGCGATGTTTGGGCGCCGAGGCGATCCCCGATCAGCGACAGCGAACGTTTCGCACCGCTGAAATCTCCCTCGAACAATTGGACAAAGAAGAGATTGTGAAGCGCCGCGGCCGAATTGGGGCGTTCGAGGAGGATCCGGCTGGACGCCTCGCGGTTCTTCGTCCTTTCGTCTTGCAGCCAGAGAGGCGGAACGATGTTTGAAGTGGCCGCTGGAGGGGACGCAAGGACAATCACGCTTTTCCAAAGGCTGATCGGAGATGTGCCACTTTCTGACAATAGCGGAACTGGGTCGGGCCATCGGTCGTCGGCCCAAGCGCTCTCACTCTTCGTAGGAGCCGCTCCGTTCGTCTGCTTGAAAAGCTCGCCAAGATACGTCTCCGGCAATCGGGCGCTCTGAAGCAGCGCCAGCGTTTTCGAGAACGCGTCTTTTGCTTTCTCCTGCAACGGCGCCGAGAGTTTGTTCACCGTTTCCTTCAGTTCCTGAATGTCGGCAGGCGAAGACTTCGGAGGTGGAGCCAGTTCTTGAAGCTCTCCCACGAATTCGAGATAAGCATGGCCGAGATCAAACAGAGCCGAAGCGCTCGCGCGAAGCGAACGAAGTTCCAGGAGCTGAAGAACATTTTTTTCCAGGTTGGCAAGATCGGTGGCCTTTTGCTGGAACGTATTGACCAGCGCTTTGGCGCTGGTGGACTTGATCTTGTTCGAGCGAAGGCTGGCCCGTTTCCAGGAGATCTTTGCGGCCCGGACGGAAGCCAAAGCGACCTGACCTTCATTGGCATCGGCTTTGGGTAACAGGCGGAGAAATTGATCGGCCAGGCGCTCCATCGATTGCGCCTCCTTTAAATTCCCCGTATCCCAATAAGCCTGTGCCAGCTCCACCGCGGCTCGAAGGCGAGGCAACGACGGCGCCGTGGGCCGTAGCGCGAGGCTCGTGCGAATCGAACGGGCCCGGTCAGCCTGACCTGCGTCTTCGGAAAGCTCCGCCGCGTGAAACTCGATTTCAGCCCTCTGTTTTTCGTCGAGCTGTTTGGCGAGAGAAATGAGTTCTTCGAATTCATGATCTTGTCTGGCGCGAGCGAGAAAGAGTTGAGACAGGTTCAGGATCGCGTTTTCGCGATCTTTCGGCGAAAGAGTCCTGGCCAATACGGCACGATAGGCCGGGATGGCCCGGTCGATATCGAATACGGCGTCATAGAGCAAGGCCTGTTGAAGAGGGGCCCGTTTCCCCTCGTCCGTGGAAGGATATTGGTCGTACAGCAGCGTGAGAGCCTGTTGTGCCGTGTCGTAGTTCATGGAGCGCATGGAAATGGCGTATGCGTTAAAAAGAGCCGCCGGTGCCAGCGAGGAAGTGGGAAGTTCCTTCTGGAAAGCAAGATACTGTTCCACCGCCTCGGAAGGTTGGCCCTTCTTACCGCGGCTCTCGGCGGCCTTAAACAACGACGTCTCCCGCTGCTTCATGAGTTCGCTTCGGATTTCTTCGGGGAGGTTTGTCTTTTCTTGCAGGGTTTTGGCTGCGACGGCTGCCGCGTCATCCCATTGTTCTTGGGCCAAGAACGTATCGACGGCGGCGACGAATGCTTGCTGGCTCCAACGGCTGTGCGGATAACGTTCGGCCAATAGGAGGAATGTGCGACTCGCTTCTTGGGTACGGCCGATTTTGGCCTGAACGGTGGCCGAACGATAGAGCGTTTGGGGCACCCGCGAATCCTTGGGAGCCCGGTGAGTGAAGTTGTCGATCGATTGAAGAAGGGCTTCGGCCTGCGGCGGAACGGATCCCGGTTCCTTGGCCAACACCGCGTCCAATCCGCCGCGGCCCGTGAGGTTTTTTTCCCGAGAAACGACCATCGCGTAGAGAGAATCGGAAAAATGTTTCGAATAGCGGTCGTTTCGAACCACGGCGTCATACCGTTCGATGGCGGAGGAGTAATCCCCCTTGGCGAAAGCGATTTCCCCGAGACGATAGGTGGCTAGGTACGCCTGTTCGGACTGGGGATATCGGTCGATTAGACGTTCATAGAGAGCGACCGCCTTTTTCCGGTCACCGTCGTCGTTCGAACGGGAATAAGAAGCGTCGTATTGCGTCCCCAGGCTGTATGTCGCTCTTTGAACCAGTGAATCGGCGGCCGCGAGGGCGTCCCGATCCTCCATGTTCTTGTTTCGCCAGGATCCGCCGCTTTCCAGCAACCGAAGGACCCGCTCCATTTCCACCGTTACGCTGCGGTTATCGTTGAGTTTTTCAAAGATCCGAATTCTCCCCGACAGAACATCGGGCGCATATGAGGAATCGGGATAGTGCTCGATGGCGAGATCGTAGGTTCGAAGCGCTTCGTCTTCCTTCGATCGTTCCTCGGCGATGGCCGCCATCTGTTTCAGAATCGCCAGGCCGTAAGGTTTCCAGCCGGTCTTCGCAAAAATCCTCGTCGCTGTCGAACTGCCGCCCGATCGGAATAGACTGAACGCCACATATTCCGTGGCTTCGTCTTCCAGTTCGACGAAGCGCTTCTTTTGATCGTCGGAAAGTTCGGAGGCGTAATCGAGCAAAATCAAAAAGTGGGCGATCGCCGAGTCATAGCGGCCCAAAAGGTAGTTCGCCCAGGCCAGCTTGTACAACGCCTTGTCATAAAAAAAATTGAACCCGTATGTGAGGACGGCGTTGTAATGAGGAATGGCCTTCGTAAACGCTTTCTCGGCGAAATAGTTTTCACCGATCCGAAGGTGTACTTCGGGAAGCAGCGGACTCTTCGGATACTCCGCCACAAGCTGTTCGAACGTGCCGACCGACCGTCTTTTCTCTCCAGAATCGAGGAGGACGTGACCGAGCAAATAAAGAGCCGCGTCGCGATGCTCGAACTTGGGGAATTCCTTCCGGATCCGTTCCAGCGGCGAGATCGCCGATGTGTATTCTCTCGGCGCGCGCTCATTGGGATGGGATCGTTCAAAACTCCGCGCCACCGCCTCCGCGCGCTCGTAATGAAGTTGAGCCAAGCGATAGAGCGCATACGGCGCCCGTTCAGGATCCGGCTCGCTTCGCATGACATCGCGATAGGCGAGAATCACCCGCTCCCGGTCGCGTTCCTTGAGGTCCGAAAGACGGTTTTCCTGAGCCTCGACATAGCTCCGATACCTCTCTTTGTCGTTTGCGATCCGTTTGCTGATTCCCCTGTCCGCGTCTTGAATAAATTGCCGGGCAGCGGCGAGAAAATGACTTGAATCCTCCACCCGCTGTCTTAGGTCGTCCGGCAGCGAATCGCGAATCGGAGGGGAAGCGGAATGTGCCGAGGGTGCGGACGTCTCCTCGAGTTCAACGTACCGCTCCTCCTGCTTCGCGAGATCCCGCTCGAATTCCGCTTGATTCGAACGAAGCGCCGTCTCCGCGGACCTCAGCGAACGAAAGCGTGTCTCGGCAACGCTCCAGCGGTAATCGGTGATCGTCCGGGCCAATTCCCGGCGATTTTCGTCCAAAACAGATTTGAGATCTTTCTTCGCGCCCGCGAGGAGAATCTGAATCGTTCGGTCGATCTGGGCCGACGTTTCGACCTCGATCCTGGTTTGTTGCGGGAGATCTTTCGAGAGCTCCGGCATCCGTTCGTTTTCTTTTCGTTCCACGTCCGAGCGGACGCGATCCAGGCGCGCAAAAAGGGCAGACGAAGCAGGGGCGTTCGTTCGCAATGCCGTGAGGCGCAGGGCGTCCTTTCGAACTTCGGATTTTCGTGCACGTAACAGCAAAGCCTCAAGCGCCCATTGACTCTTCTTCAGTTGCATCTTCTGGGCGATGAATCGCGCGATCGATTCGCGCGCCTTCTGTTTGATGGCCAAAGCCTCTTTTTCCCGGTCTCCGCCCAGCGTCTTCCATTGAATCCAAATGTGCCGGTCGATCTCGACCAACTTCGCGATGGATTCGTCGACCGTTTGCAGGAGTTCGCGGACTTCGCGAGTTACGTCCTCCAACGGCAGTTTCAATGAAGACGAATTTTCGGGGCTGGAGAGGAGTTGGTGCTCGATGTGGTTGGCCCATTCCCAAAGTGCGAGGCTCTCGATCGTCGTTCCCCCCGGCTGCCTCAGGGCGACGGCCGCCGCATCCTGAGCTCCCTGGTCCTCCCGCAGTTCGGTTCGTTCCGTGATCAGTCCGTCCAGTTGCGCCAGATAACTGCGCGTGGCCCCGTTTCGCTCGATCAGCGTCCGGGCGATCGGCGGAAGGATCGCCCGAGCTTTGAATTGCGTGAGGCGGGGATCGAACTCCGCCAGCAGTTCTTCCTCATGGCCCGCATAGGCCCGATGCGCCGATTCGCTCGCCTCAAGTTCAAATACAAAACGTGACGCGAGAAGCTCCAGCGTTTGAATTCCCTCGGAATCGTGTCGAGAGGGATCCGCGGCCAGACGGCCGAGCAGGTAACCCGCATCCGGAAGACGTCGGCTCTGTGGATAGAGCGTAAAGAGTAGATCGAGTTCGGTGGCGGCCAGGTCCGCGCGGCCGAGTTTCAGATGCGCCCAAGCGAGCTCATCAAGACTCGCTTCATACAGCTCCGGGGTTTTTTTCACGCCCAGGTAGAGATCGCGGGCATGCTCGTACTGGCCGTTGTCAAACGCCATTCGGGCGAGCGCGGTTGTCGCGAGTGTTCCTGCGTCCGAATCGCCGCCCAAACCGGCCGCGAGCATGAACGCCTCGATGGCTTTCGGCTTTGAATCCGCTCTGTTCTCTTTCAGCGCTAACACCCCGCGCAGGTATTGTCCCTTGGCCCGCCAAGGCGCCGTTCCCGGCGACGGGGGAATTTGATCCACCCAGCCGTTTGCTTCATCCATTCGTCCGAGAAGAAAGGCGTGTCTCGCCAGGCGAAAAGCCGCTTCGGCTTTCTCGGCACCGGAAATCTCCGGTGGAATCTTCGTGTCAGATCGATACGCATTGGAAATCCGTTCGTACGCGGAGAGCGTGATCCACGGCTTTCGAAGCGCGGGAAGCTCCTCGTGAATCACCGTGCGTGCCACGGCAATCCGAGTCGGGGATTCTTTGAAACGTTCGGCGGCGCGTTCGAGCGCGCCCAAGCTCTGCTCAGGCGACAGGGGGGCGGCGCCGACCGAGGAGGAC comes from the Bdellovibrionota bacterium genome and includes:
- a CDS encoding tetratricopeptide repeat protein, which translates into the protein MNRFTFSVVVFFASSSVGAAPLSPEQSLGALERAAERFKESPTRIAVARTVIHEELPALRKPWITLSAYERISNAYRSDTKIPPEISGAEKAEAAFRLARHAFLLGRMDEANGWVDQIPPSPGTAPWRAKGQYLRGVLALKENRADSKPKAIEAFMLAAGLGGDSDAGTLATTALARMAFDNGQYEHARDLYLGVKKTPELYEASLDELAWAHLKLGRADLAATELDLLFTLYPQSRRLPDAGYLLGRLAADPSRHDSEGIQTLELLASRFVFELEASESAHRAYAGHEEELLAEFDPRLTQFKARAILPPIARTLIERNGATRSYLAQLDGLITERTELREDQGAQDAAAVALRQPGGTTIESLALWEWANHIEHQLLSSPENSSSLKLPLEDVTREVRELLQTVDESIAKLVEIDRHIWIQWKTLGGDREKEALAIKQKARESIARFIAQKMQLKKSQWALEALLLRARKSEVRKDALRLTALRTNAPASSALFARLDRVRSDVERKENERMPELSKDLPQQTRIEVETSAQIDRTIQILLAGAKKDLKSVLDENRRELARTITDYRWSVAETRFRSLRSAETALRSNQAEFERDLAKQEERYVELEETSAPSAHSASPPIRDSLPDDLRQRVEDSSHFLAAARQFIQDADRGISKRIANDKERYRSYVEAQENRLSDLKERDRERVILAYRDVMRSEPDPERAPYALYRLAQLHYERAEAVARSFERSHPNERAPREYTSAISPLERIRKEFPKFEHRDAALYLLGHVLLDSGEKRRSVGTFEQLVAEYPKSPLLPEVHLRIGENYFAEKAFTKAIPHYNAVLTYGFNFFYDKALYKLAWANYLLGRYDSAIAHFLILLDYASELSDDQKKRFVELEDEATEYVAFSLFRSGGSSTATRIFAKTGWKPYGLAILKQMAAIAEERSKEDEALRTYDLAIEHYPDSSYAPDVLSGRIRIFEKLNDNRSVTVEMERVLRLLESGGSWRNKNMEDRDALAAADSLVQRATYSLGTQYDASYSRSNDDGDRKKAVALYERLIDRYPQSEQAYLATYRLGEIAFAKGDYSSAIERYDAVVRNDRYSKHFSDSLYAMVVSREKNLTGRGGLDAVLAKEPGSVPPQAEALLQSIDNFTHRAPKDSRVPQTLYRSATVQAKIGRTQEASRTFLLLAERYPHSRWSQQAFVAAVDTFLAQEQWDDAAAVAAKTLQEKTNLPEEIRSELMKQRETSLFKAAESRGKKGQPSEAVEQYLAFQKELPTSSLAPAALFNAYAISMRSMNYDTAQQALTLLYDQYPSTDEGKRAPLQQALLYDAVFDIDRAIPAYRAVLARTLSPKDRENAILNLSQLFLARARQDHEFEELISLAKQLDEKQRAEIEFHAAELSEDAGQADRARSIRTSLALRPTAPSLPRLRAAVELAQAYWDTGNLKEAQSMERLADQFLRLLPKADANEGQVALASVRAAKISWKRASLRSNKIKSTSAKALVNTFQQKATDLANLEKNVLQLLELRSLRASASALFDLGHAYLEFVGELQELAPPPKSSPADIQELKETVNKLSAPLQEKAKDAFSKTLALLQSARLPETYLGELFKQTNGAAPTKSESAWADDRWPDPVPLLSESGTSPISLWKSVIVLASPPAATSNIVPPLWLQDERTKNREASSRILLERPNSAAALHNLFFVQLFEGDFSGAKRSLSLIGDRLGAQTSLRLKAAAAFAQGDYGEVVDILEPMLMKAGLDRGDVSLGESTRQLVLSRLLRGEKEKALSTAQTLIRLFPKSSAVHRALAAAFHASGDTRMARFALERTLRLDPGNNLASGELAILLDARRDLLTRSKLLETAAQSGHPILASNWAKLSYDVGKTEEACMEWKRANEMTGLRHPVFLKRLENCATSTGSVP